In the genome of Aspergillus flavus chromosome 8, complete sequence, one region contains:
- a CDS encoding GXWXG protein-domain-containing protein → MPPSPCLIGLWQLNSHSAQDQYIALINASEPVKPAVLNSIFDKLPPIEPNQLIGEWNGGFFDTGHQVASTLKEIRWVGKSFKSTDDVDPVIIERMGSESVGASGGLHLSLRLAPMCQYSDDGHMAPWHLTHYGGIAQRGPGLMIIEATAVVPAQPCR, encoded by the exons atgcctccttctccttgcctaATTGGACTATGGCAACTAAATTCTCATAGTGCACAGGATCAGTACATTGCTTTGATCAATGCTTCAGAACCGGTGAAGCCCGCTGTGCTCAATTCCATATTCGACAAGCTCCCTCCTATCGAACCGAACCAATTAATTGGTGAATGGAATGGAGGGTTCTTCGACACTGGCCATCAGGTTGCAAGCACCCTGAAAGAGATACGGTGGGTGGGCAAGTCATTCAAGTCCACCGACGATGTGGATCCAGTGATCATTGAAAGAATGGGGAGCGAATCAGTTGGGGCAAGTGGGGGTTTGCATCT GTCTCTAAGGTTGGCACCTATGTGTCAATATAGTGATGACGGCCACATGGCTCCGTGGCACTTGACCCATTACGGTGGTATTGCTCAACGTGGGCCTGGTTTGATGATTATTGAAGCAACCGCTGTTGTTCCCGCACAGCCTTGTCGATGA
- a CDS encoding putative monooxygenase, translating to MENVSDKQTQRFEVIIVGCSVAGLTLANALSKRKINYVVLESRKHLPSPLTGNALTLLPNGMRILSQLGVLDDIKATSQSISSHSTWLANGYLLKTINMMQLPSTRHGYDSVVIARWDLLQILYNRLVGDRSRIAFDKRAVQFDQSSSEVKVKCADGSSFAGDVVVGADGIHSVTRREALWHQDLAKTLGRIQNRPLELTSEYSGIYGISNPIPELHPGQAHRTYGNGFSFIVNVGKHGRIYWLLSIKSRETRQYPRLPRYAQDQASIDEHVRPFLDAHISSTILFKDLYNNSKTCLHVGLEELLCENWVSGNIVCIGDSVHKMTPNLAQGANCAIESAASLANRLVCILDKRQGRVCSDHCGREAILQSWEASRKHRMRFFYTCSWILARCESFCGAFFKGLGLYIGSYHGEQVISYISDIDGQTEYLDFLPEPLRASKTVLEMEHGTLFHLNYLFVKMAFALLDSSLRLWQFCFS from the exons ATGGAGAACGTCTCCGACAAACAGACTCAAAGATTCGAGGTTATTATCGTGGGTTGCTCCGTTGCTGGTTTAACACTGGCCAATGCTCTGTCTAAACGTAAGATTAACTACGTCGTTCTCGAATCCCGAAAACACCTGCCATCGCCTCTGACCGGGAATGCACTCACATTACTCCCTAATGGGATGCGTATACTGAGTCAACTTGGGGTGCTGGATGATATTAAAGCTACTTCGCAGTCCATCAGTAGCCACTCAACCTGGCTTGCCAACGGGTATCTACTCAAAACGATTAATATGATGCAGCTTCCATCTACGAG GCATGGTTACGACTCGGTTGTGATTGCCCGTTGGGATTTATTACAAATCTTGTACAATCGTTTAGTCGGGGACAGGAGTCGCATCGCGTTTGATAAGCGCGCAGTTCAATTCGACCAAAGCTCGTCGGAAGTCAAGGTGAAATGCGCCGATGGATCATCATTTGCTGGGGACGTAGTTGTCGGCGCTGATGGAATCCATAGTGTCACACGGAGGGAAGCCCTTTGGCATCAAGATCTTGCTAAGACCCTTGGTAGAATTCAAAATAGGCCACTAG AGTTGACATCCGAGTATTCCGGCATTTACGGCATCTCAAACCCTATACCTGAGTTACACCCAGGGCAAGCACATCGAACTTATGGGAACGGCTTCTCCTTTATAGTAAACGTTGGCAAACACGGTCGTATATATTGGCTTCTGTCAATCAAATCTAGAGAAACACGTCAGTACCCCCGGCTTCCACGCTATGCGCAAGACCAGGCATCAATCGACGAACACGTACGACCATTCTTGGATGCCCATATTTCTAGCACTATCCTCTTTAAGGATCTTTATAACAACTCCAAAACATGTCTTCACGTTGGGCTCGAGGAACTGCTCTGTGAGAACTGGGTTTCAGGCAATATTGTGTGTATTGGTGATTCCGTACACAAA ATGACCCCGAATTTGGCTCAAGGAGCTAACTGTGCTATCGAGAGTGCCGCGTCTCTAGCTAATCGCCTTGTCTGTATCCTAGACAAACGCCAGGGCCGTGTCTGCTCTGACCACTGCGGGCGTGAGGCGATATTACAATCCTGGGAAGCCTCACGAAAACACAGGATGAGATTCTTCTACACATGCTCTTGGATACTGGCTCGATGTGAGAGTTTTTGTGGGGCATTTTTCAAGGGTCTAGGATTATACATCGGTTCATATCATGGTGAGCAAGTTATTAGCTACATATCAGATATTGATGGCCAAACAGAATACTTGGATTTCTTGCCAGAGCCTTTGCGCGCATCCAAAACGGTGTTGGAAATGGAGCATGGGACCCTCTTCCAtctaaattatctatttgtAAAGATGGCATTTGCACTACTAGACAGTTCACTTAGGCTCTGGCAGTTTTGTTTCTCATAA
- a CDS encoding P-loop containing nucleoside triphosphate hydrolase protein, with product MYSKNHQQLLPHGDPGQQNPKHLETSDSADSRHNLVYIEARDVSVSLATSPFERIRRAWKFTKSTDIPLQPPRILHNVRVCIPPAQLTVILGGSGSGKSSFLNALSGRTQNGRLNVTGSITYNGSVDIGAFRSAYLVQQDILPAMLTVREILSYASELSLGSAGASEIDRAVDNIISRLGLENCAETRIGDSKNKGCSGGERRRVSIGIQLLKATSVLFCDEPTTGLDATTAFQVIRTLKRLADSGMTVVISLHSPRSDAWSLFDNVIILSGGHLMYSGLPSTVGDYFKDCGYEMPPFVNPADFLLDVTSVDVRSEASKSNSCARVEHLKQCWMNRLATNAANCLSNYRDICDSMDFDSKAPSYSRVCKVMTQRNLKICWRDWKSLLGIWCAVAALAAINGWAFWQLDGSLSGIRSRQGSLWDATGLYGYLILVHEICRLVEEIGLFDHERRDGILSASAFLLSRRASRFFLEDLSLPLLFTAIYYPMVGYRGSASQVCIFLLVMLFTHYLAIGFASLCVATTRSFHGAGLMGNLFFTLQMVASAYFIQTDQTPPYARWLKWVTHTFYTFGTLCANEFIGVHGPYEGNLYDCPFSADRTDPRCKQYTGRFVMDSLGMPKEWVWRPIVILWSMTCAFHLSGAFVLHINHPKPPLTPTERVGSPSSTEVRIQPRYNRSVTPVSLCLEDYALTAKRQQSTRRNVTSTISRICGPVSTIFQPGKLNVIMGASGSGKTSLLSSLAERLPLSSSSKWCRTGSALYNGTQLPKVQVRSMVSFVAQDDDNLMPALTVAETLLFAARLKLPSSMPDDEKRGRVSEIITKFGLESCARRLVGSAIVRGISGGEKRRLSIACEVLTMPQVLILDEPTSGLDSFMALTVLEVLQSLAAEGCTIILTAHQPTSSMWSLFSSCLLLSPDGLPLYSGEASEMRSYFHSAGFECPMAVNPADFFMDLATSGETQGNSEDSKKRLDNLVNAWKSHESYARKQSFDSRAGTERGRTELIPDFATHSHHSSATAFPVLVHRAVLNTLRQPVSILARSIQAPGVGLLLALFTAPMKTDYLSIQTRMGVIQQYSALAFIGMLQNIATFPPEVDVMYRETSEGLYNIEAFLAQYTILELPFEAFSALIFALLLAYAAKLAPEADLFGFLFFSAFCTLNSGESISMLFYLVFDHISLAVSFTASLLAMFTVLGGVMSLDPPKVLQWFNYISPVKYAVTSISVLTMRDLTFTCAEEQRDVNGKCLIETGEQVLQLYKFNQKNPWLEALGGVVAMLCYRLLVYAILKVKVKRLSSRGMRDLLRGWRREKAGEDERGLMLSTLNA from the exons ATGTACTCAAAAAATCATCAACAATTGCTGCCACATGGTGATCCTGGTCAACAGAATCCTAAACATCTGGAAACATCAGATTCAGCCGACTCCAGACACAatcttgtatatatagaagCTCGCGATGTCTCAGTGTCCCTCGCTACCTCGCCTTTCGAACGTATACGACGCGCTTGGAAGTTTACAAAAAGCACAGATATACCGCTACAACCACCGAGGATCCTCCACAATGTACGCGTATGTATACCACCTGCACAGTTAACCGTTATCCTCGGAGGTAGTGGTTCGGGAAAATCTTCCTTCCTGAATGCGCTCTCTGGCCGAACACAGAATGGTCGTCTAAATGTCACGGGTAGCATCACATACAACGGTAGCGTCGATATCGGAGCATTTCGGAGTGCCTATCTGGTCCAGCAAGATATCCTCCCTGCGATGTTGACCGTCCGCGAGATACTGAGCTATGCTTCAGAGTTAAGCCTGGGCTCTGCAGGAGCCTCGGAGATTGACCGTGCTGTCGATAACATCATTTCAAGGCTAGGCCTTGAAAACTGTGCGGAAACCAGAATTGGAGACAGCAAGAATAAGGGATGTAGTGGGGGTGAAAGGCGAAGAGTCAGCATTGGGATTCAACTGCTCAAAGCGACCTCAGTACTCTTTTGCGATGAACCAACGACTG GCCTTGATGCAACAACGGCTTTTCAGGTTATTCGGACTTTAAAGCGACTAGCCGATAGTGGTATGACAGTGGTCATATCGCTCCATTCGCCAAGATCTGACGCCTGGAGCCTTTTTGACAATGTTATTATATTATCCGGTGGTCACTTGATGTATAGCGGATTACCAAGTACGGTGGGCGACTATTTCAAGGATTGTGGATATGAAATGCCTCCATTCGTGAATCCGGCGGACTTTCTCCTAGATGTTACATCAGTTGATGTGCGCTCAGAGGCATCAAAGTCTAACTCCTGTGCCCGAGTAGAGCACCTGAAGCAATGCTGGATGAATCGTTTGGCAACCAATGCAGCTAACTGTCTGTCCAACTATCGGGATATATGCGACTCTATGGACTTTGATTCTAAAGCTCCAAGTTATTCAAGAGTATGCAAAGTAATGACACAACGAAACTTGAAAATATGCTGGAGAGACTGGAAGTCACTGCTAGGAATTTGGTGCGCggttgctgctttggctgctATCAACGGTTGGGCTTTCTGGCAACTAGATGGCAGCTTGAGTGGGATTCGGTCACGCCAAGGGAGCCTCTGGGACGCAACCGGGCTATATGGATACTTGATTCTAGTTCATGAGATATGCCGTCTAGTTGAAGAGATCGGTCTATTTGATCACGAACGGAGGGACGGAATCCTGAGCGCATCCGCGTTTTTACTTAGCCGAAGGGCATCCAGGTTTTTCCTAGAGGATCTGAGCCTTCCACTTCTCTTCACAGCCATCTACTATCCCATGGTTGGATACCGTGGCTCGGCCTCGCAGGTTTGCATCTTTCTACTTGTCATGCTATTCACGCATTATCTTGCGATTGGATTCGCCAGTCTTTGTGTGGCCACTACCAGGAGCTTTCACGGAGCAGGTCTGATGGGAAACctcttttttactttgcAGATGGTGGCATCCGCATACTTTATCCAGACTGATCAAACTCCACCGTACGCTCGATGGCTCAAATGGGTAACTCATACTTTCTATACATTTGGTACTCTATGTGCGAACGAGTTTATCGGTGTGCATGGTCCATACGAAGGCAACTTATACGACTGTCCTTTCTCAGCAGACCGTACAGATCCTCGCTGCAAGCAGTATACTGGCCGGTTTGTCATGGATAGCCTAGGAATGCCGAAAGAATGGGTATGGCGCCCCATTGTTATCTTGTGGTCCATGACTTGTGCTTTTCATTTATCGGGGGCCTTTGTTCTTCATATCAATCATCCAAAGCCACCTCTTACTCCCACAGAAAGGGTAGGCAGCCCTAGTTCCACGGAGGTAAGGATACAGCCAAGATACAACCGCTCAGTTACTCCAGTCTCCCTCTGCCTGGAAGACTACGCCCTGACGGCGAAACGGCAACAGTCTACGCGGCGAAATGTAACCAGTACAATATCCAGGATTTGTGGTCCAGTGTCCACAATATTCCAACCAGGAAAGCTGAATGTGATTATGGGGGCATCAGGTAGTGGCAAAACATCTTTATTATCTTCATTGGCTGAAAGGCTCCCCCTGAGTTCAAGTTCCAAGTGGTGCCGTACAGGGTCAGCTTTGTATAACGGAACACAGTTACCGAAGGTCCAAGTCAGATCAATGGTTTCATTTGTGGCTCAGGATGATGACAATCTGATGCCGGCACTCACGGTGGCCGAAACATTGCTTTTTGCCGCTCGGCTGAAGTTGCCATCCTCAATGCCTGACGATGAGAAGCGTGGACGTGTTTCAGAAATTATTACAAAGTTTGGTCTGGAATCATGTGCGAGACGTCTAGTTGGGTCTGCAATCGTGAGGGGAATCAGTGGCGGAGAAAAACGCCGGCTGTCGATCGCTTGTGAGGTCCTAACGATGCCGCAAGTTCTTATTTTGGATGAGCCTACGTCCGGGCTTGACAGCTTCATGGCACTCACTGTACTAGAAGTTCTGCAGAGTCTGGCTGCTGAAGGCTGTACTATCATTCTCACGGCCCATCAGCCTACGTCGTCGATGTGGTCACTTTTCTCCAGCTGCCTGCTTCTCTCACCGGATGGCTTACCCTTGTACTCCGGTGAAGCGTCTGAGATGCGTTCCTATTTTCATTCAGCGGGGTTTGAGTGCCCCATGGCAGTAAATCCTGCAGACTTCTTCATGGATCTTGCAACCTCCGGTGAAACGCAAGGGAACAGCGAAGATAGTAAGAAGCGACTAGACAACCTCGTCAATGCGTGGAAATCGCATGAGTCCTACGCGAGAAAACAATCCTTTGACTCTCGAGCCGGAACTGAACGTGGTCGTACAGAATTAATTCCGGATTTTGCAACACATAGCCACCATTCTTCTGCAACAGCATTCCCGGTACTTGTACATCGCGCCGTGCTGAACACTCTTCGCCAGCCAGTCTCAATCTTAGCCCGATCAATTCAGGCTCCTGGGGTGGGTCTTTTGCTAGCACTTTTTACTGCGCCGATGAAAACGGACTATCTTTCCATCCAAACTCGTATGGGTGTAATTCAACAGTATTCGGCTCTAGCCTTCATTG GCATGCTCCAAAACATTGCTACATTTCCTCCTGAAGTGGATGTTATGTACCGCGAGACGTCAGAGGGTCTATACAATATTGAGGCATTTCTAGCGCAATACACCATCCTCGAACTTCCTTTCGAAGCTTTTTCTGCACTTATATTTGCTCTGTTACTCGCGTACGCAGCAAAACTAGCACCTGAGGCAGACCTGTTTGgttttttgttcttcagcgCCTTTTGCACGCTCAACAGCGGAGAGTCCATAAGCATGCTTTTTTATCTTGTTTTTGATCATATAAGTCTAGCAGTCAGTTTCACGGCGTCGTTACTTGCTATGTTCACCGTGCTTGGCGGGGTCATGAGTCTGGATCCGCCAAAAGTACTTCAGTGGTTCAACTACATATCGCCAGTCAAGTATGCAGTAACGAGTATCTCTGTCTTGACCATGAGAGACTTGACATTTACTTGCGCGGAGGAGCAGCGAGATGTGAACGGGAAATGCTTGATAGAAACTGGAGAACAGGTCCTACAGCTGTATAAGTTTAATCAGAAAAATCCGTGGTTGGAAGCCTTGGGGGGTGTTGTGGCCATGTTATGTTATCGTTTGCTGGTATACGCGATTCTTAAGGTCAAGGTCAAGCGGTTGAGCTCCAGGGGTATGCGAGATTTACTCAGAGGATGGCGACGCGAGAAGGCCGGCGAAGATGAAAGGGGCTTGATGCTTTCTACCCTGAACGCATAA
- a CDS encoding NAD dependent epimerase/dehydratase family protein (unnamed protein product), whose translation MPSAIVTGATGITGSAIVYHLCKDSFYDKVYSLSRSNPGYQDSKIQHEALDLQTSADDMAKTLAGISAEYIYFCAYLERDDPAESSRVNGVMLSNFIQALETTGAIKNLKRFVLTCGFKHYGVHLGNCKQPLLEDDPILDGNKGGISWPPIFYYDQQRILAEAASRGQWEWIVTLPEDVLGYARGNFMNEATALGLYCAVSKVLPGSELPFPGCKANYFAFNCWTSANLHAKFCLWAATAKNAGNNIFNVMNGDTESFQNLWPRLAARFGCKIPNPMFPNGGVPDTKGFKDFESTTVRMPNKHPLTVHGVDIGVSLHPEKQETPTLFLQVDPEKWAKRRDVNEAWAKLRDTYKLDQVAWDKATWDFLTFVLGRDWSCVGSMSKARKLGWTGYADTWDELEETFEILEKEGILPPVEQLKRDF comes from the exons ATGCCTTCGGCTATCGTTACTGGTGCTACGG GCATAACAGGTAGCGCCATTGTTTACCATCTGTGTAAAGATTCTTTCTATGACAAGGTTTACTCGCTTTCCCGGAGTAATCCGGGGTACCAGGATTCCAAAATCCAACATGAAGCCCTCGACCTCCAAACCAGTGCAGATGATATGGCGAAGACTCTTGCCGGCATCTCCGCCGAGTATATCTACTTCTGCGCATACCTGGAACGGGATGACCCTGCGGAATCATCTCGCGTCAATGGTGTTATGCTTTCGAACTTTATCCAAGCACTGGAGACTACTGGGGCAATCAAGAACCTGAAGCGCTTCGTCCTCACTTGTGGATTTAAGCATTACGGTGTGCATCTCGGTAACTGTAAACAGCCGCTTCTTGAAGATGACCCCATCCTGGATGGTAACAAAGGCGGGATTTCCTGGCCCCCTATCTTTTACTACGACCAGCAGCGCATTCTTGCCGAGGCCGCTAGTCGCGGTCAGTGGGAATGGATCGTCACACTTCCGGAAGACGTCCTAGGATATGCACGAGGGAACTTCATGAATGAAGCTACTGCTCTAGGTTTATACTGTGCTGTCAGCAAAGTTCTTCCTGGCTCAGAACTGCCGTTCCCCGGATGCAAAGCCAACTACTTTGCTTTCAACTGCTGGACTTCGGCCAATTTACATGCCAAATTCTGTCTGTGGGCTGCGACCGCAAAGAATGCGGGTAATAACATCTTCAATGTGATGAATGGGGATACGGAATCTTTTCAAAATCTCTGGCCTCGCCTTGCGGCTCGCTTCGGCTGCAAAATCCCCAATCCTATGTTCCCTAATGGTGGCGTCCCGGACACGAAAGGCTTCAAGGATTTTGAGTCCACTACAGTTCGGATGCCAAATAAGCATCCGCTGACTGTCCATGGGGTAGACATTGGTGTATCTCTCCACCCAGAGAAACAAGAAACTCCAACTTTATTCCTCCAGGTCGATCCGGAAAAATGGGCGAAACGGCGCGATGTCAATGAAGCATGGGCCAAGTTACGAGATACTTACAAACTTGACCAAGTAGCGTGGGACAAGGCTACATGGGATTTCTTAACATTTGTCTTGGGCAGAGACTGGAGCTGCGTCGGTAGTATGAGTAAGGCAAGAAAGTTAGGCTGGACAGGTTATGCCGATACCTGGGATGAGTTGGAGGAGACATTCGAGATTctggaaaaggaaggaatCTTGCCACCTGTGGAACAACTGAAAAGAGATTTCTAA
- a CDS encoding ergosterol biosynthesis ERG4/ERG24: GWWGLARHANYTGSSIYTWALCALCGYGGLFTCTEAIALAFLQIHRCYRDETKCAAKYGEHWDEYCRQVPWRMIPGVF, translated from the coding sequence GGTTGGTGGGGTCTGGCACGGCATGCAAATTACACAGGAAGCTCAATTTATACCTGGGCTCTGTGTGCTTTATGTGGATATGGCGGCTTATTCACATGCACTGAAGCAATTGCTTTGGCATTCTTACAGATTCACCGTTGCTACCGAGACGAAACCAAGTGTGCTGCAAAGTATGGAGAGCACTGGGATGAATACTGTCGTCAGGTGCCGTGGAGGATGATACCTGGTGTTTTCTGA